The genomic DNA TTGCAAGAAGTCCATATAAACCAGCGATTTACTCGTGCATCCATGCAATCCATTATTGAGCGTTTGCTGAACGTAAATGGATGGCAGCATGCAAGCTTTCGATTGAGCGTTACTGCAGGGAAGGGAGAACCCGCCTTAAGGACGCTCGCCTTCGAAGAACCGACGATTCTTGTATACGGAGGTCCCTTGCCTGAAGCGCCGATGGAGTTACAAGAGAAGAAAGCAAGTGTGCTCACCATTCGACGAAACAGCCCTGAAGGAAGTGAAAGGTGGAAATCGCATCACTTCTTGAACAACCTTCTGGCTAAGCAGGAAATCGGAAATCCGGCAGTTGAAGGGATTTTCCTTGACCAATTTGGGCACGTTGCCGAAGGAATAACCTCTAATATTTTCTGGGTGAAAGGGAATACCGTTTATACACCTTCTGTCGATACGGGTATACTAAATGGCATTACTCGTCAATATGTGCTTTCTCTTTGCGAGAAGAGAGGAATTACTGTTGAAATCGGCAGGTACCCTTTATCCGCACTTCTTGAAGCCGAAGAAATTTTCATGACCAATTCGGTCCAGGAAATTACCGGCATCCATGAGGTGGACGGATCGTCGTTTCCTGGGAAAGCTGGACAAATCACGAATGAATTGTTCAAGCATTACACACAAGACCGAAACGAATTATGGACGAGGAACGGATAGAAAGGAATTTGCATTATGAGATACAACCCAATCTTCATCCATCCAAACACTGAAACAGATGCGATGAATGAACTGATGTCTGTTGGAGCGAAAATCGATCGTATGAAAAGGAACCAGCTGATTGAGAGTAAATGGACGATCCGGCTTGAAAGCCTTCCGTTGAAAACGGCATGGCAACTGAAGCAGGTGATGCTCGTAAATGGTCTTGATTGCATCATTTCAGAGGAAGCAGAAGAAATGGAAGAAGACATGACCGATGCGATTGTGGTTGGTCCTTCGAACGGAGTCGAGCTTGCGATTGATCAACTATGTCAACATGAATCAAAGGAAGTGGTCGAAGCTGGACGAGAGCTTCAACACCTGCTGGAAGGCAAGAAGGTTACTCAAAATCCATGGATCATCAATGTACGGGATCGAATGATGGACTTGAACGAACGAACATGGATCATGGGAATCTTGAACGTAACACCAGATTCTTTTTCAGATGGTGGCCATTACAATTCAATCGAACGAGCTGTAGAGCATGCGAAAGAAATGGTCCAAGCAGGGGCGGATATTATTGACATCGGCGGCGAATCAACCCGTCCGGGTGCTGAAAAAGTTACCCTGCAGGAAGAACTGGATCGAGTCATACCAATGATTAAAGCTGTCAGGGCAGCTGTTGACGTTCCAATTTCAATTGATACGTATAAAGCGGAAGTGGCCGACCAAGCCATCCAGGCAGGAGCGGATATTATCAATGATGTATGGGGAGCAAAAGCGGATGCGAAAATGGCAGAGGTCGCAGCTGCACATCAAGTGCCGATCATTCTCATGCACAACCAATCAGACGGAAACTATCACCATCTTATGGCTGACATTGCCAGGGGTCTCAGGGAAAGCGTCGAGATTGTGAAAGATGCTGGCGTTAAAGATGAAAACATCATCCTTGACCCCGGTATAGGTTTTGCGAAGACGTATGAAGATAACCTGGAAGTCATGTCGAGCTTGGATGTCCTGACGAATCTCGGCTATCCCGTCATCCTCGGTACATCCAGGAAATCGTTCATCGGGCGAGTACTGCAAACGGAAGCGGATCAACGGATGGAAGGGACCGGAGCGACGACATGTCTTGGCATTCAGAAAGGCTGTCAGCTTGTCCGCGTGCATGATGTGTTGGAAAACAAACGAATGGCGATGATGATGGATGCGATGTTAATGAAGAAGGGAGCTGTACAGCATGGATAAGATCTATATCGACAATATGCAATTTTACGGTTATCACGGCGTGTACCCTGAAGAGAACAAGCTAGGTCAACGATTCAATGTGGACCTCGTCCTTGAATGTGATTTGACGGAAGCTTCAAAGTCAGACGATATTGAGAGCACTGTTCATTATGGGCAGGCTTATGAATTGACGAAAGAAATCGTTGAAGGAAAGCCTAAGAAGCTCGTTGAGACGATTGCTGAGGATATTGCCCAGGCTT from Pseudalkalibacillus sp. SCS-8 includes the following:
- the pabC gene encoding aminodeoxychorismate lyase, producing MFIYLNGDIVKDKEAAISPFDYGYLYGIGFFESFRIYDGHPFLLDDHLDRLNKALQEVHINQRFTRASMQSIIERLLNVNGWQHASFRLSVTAGKGEPALRTLAFEEPTILVYGGPLPEAPMELQEKKASVLTIRRNSPEGSERWKSHHFLNNLLAKQEIGNPAVEGIFLDQFGHVAEGITSNIFWVKGNTVYTPSVDTGILNGITRQYVLSLCEKRGITVEIGRYPLSALLEAEEIFMTNSVQEITGIHEVDGSSFPGKAGQITNELFKHYTQDRNELWTRNG
- the folP gene encoding dihydropteroate synthase; its protein translation is MMDLNERTWIMGILNVTPDSFSDGGHYNSIERAVEHAKEMVQAGADIIDIGGESTRPGAEKVTLQEELDRVIPMIKAVRAAVDVPISIDTYKAEVADQAIQAGADIINDVWGAKADAKMAEVAAAHQVPIILMHNQSDGNYHHLMADIARGLRESVEIVKDAGVKDENIILDPGIGFAKTYEDNLEVMSSLDVLTNLGYPVILGTSRKSFIGRVLQTEADQRMEGTGATTCLGIQKGCQLVRVHDVLENKRMAMMMDAMLMKKGAVQHG
- the folB gene encoding dihydroneopterin aldolase, which codes for MDKIYIDNMQFYGYHGVYPEENKLGQRFNVDLVLECDLTEASKSDDIESTVHYGQAYELTKEIVEGKPKKLVETIAEDIAQALLEKFPIIQACTVKVIKPDPPIPGHYDAVAIEIKRSRA